A genomic window from Cricetulus griseus strain 17A/GY chromosome 4, alternate assembly CriGri-PICRH-1.0, whole genome shotgun sequence includes:
- the Cmtm7 gene encoding CKLF-like MARVEL transmembrane domain-containing protein 7 isoform X4 produces the protein MGAVVPAWLVDALPTEPSFPSPWLVEVTLLIAFICVRSSAPPIDYGAYSFFEVVTICDLIMILIFYLVHLFRFYRVLTCISWPLSELLHYVIGTLLLLIASIVAASKSYNQNGLVAGAVFGFLASFLCLASLWLSYKITYITQTDASA, from the exons ATGGGTGCTGTGGTTCCTGCTTGGCTAGTAGATGCTTTACCAACCGAGCCATCCTTCCCCAGCCCCTGGCTGGTTGAG GTCACACTGCTGATTGCCTTCATCTGTGTGCGAAGCTCCGCCCCTCCCATCGACTATGGCGCCTACAGCTTCTTTGAGGTAGTCACCATCTGCGACCTCATAATGATTCTCATCTTTTACCTGGTCCATCTCTTCCGCTTCTACCGTGTGCTCACCTGCATCAGCTGGCCCCTGTCG GAACTCCTGCACTATGTAATCGGCACCCTGCTTCTGCTCATCGCCTCCATCGTGGCAGCCTCCAAGAGTTACAACCAGAATGGCCTGGTAGCGGGAGCG GTCTTTGGGTTCCTGGCAAGTTTCCTCTGCCTGGCAAGCTTGTGGCTGTCCTACAAGATCACTTATATAACCCAGACAG atgcatctGCCTGA